In one window of Miscanthus floridulus cultivar M001 chromosome 12, ASM1932011v1, whole genome shotgun sequence DNA:
- the LOC136495977 gene encoding glycine-rich protein DOT1-like, whose protein sequence is MDGPRGLAPGRGRGRGPGQGRTVPPEWTGDSGSGQGAGLDDSWSYSWGWTSGPGGGWGYGHGSSQGPRGAADGAAYGFAYGSGGGGSGRGGFEFSFGGHAGGFGWGAGGGSFGVGGGHGSRSWSARGGLGGGGWQRPPRGGRGRGRH, encoded by the coding sequence ATGGACGGCCCGAGAGGTCTCGCgccggggcgcgggcgcgggcgtgggccTGGGCAAGGGCGGACGGTGCCGCCCGAATGGACCGGCGATTCCGGGTCCGGGCAGGGCGCCGGCCTCGACGACTCGTGGAGTTACAGCTGGGGGTGGACATCGGGGCCCGGCGGTGGCTGGGGCTACGGCCACGGCTCGTCGCAGGGCCCCCGCGGCGCTGCGGACGGCGCCGCGTATGGGTTTGCCTACGGCAGCGGTGGTGGAGGAAGCGGGCGTGGGGGGTTCGAGTTCAGCTTCGGCGGTCACGCCGGAGGTTTCGGATGGGGAGCCGGCGGCGGGTCGTTTGGGGTTGGAGGAGGCCACGGCAGCCGCAGCTGGAGCGCGCGCggtgggctcggcggcggcgggtggcagCGGCCACCGCGAGGAGGCCGCGGTCGTGGCAGACACTGA
- the LOC136496395 gene encoding histone-lysine N-methyltransferase, H3 lysine-9 specific SUVH5-like — translation MEMEAVAAKPAPRADGVRRHKVLVPWRFQPGFVRQPLKHAASANDAAPNGGGGNTAGVPDAKNCGSDGAPSAGGETNGFCDAKIFGSGGAPSSGKSGGVVGGEEQSERCTRGQSLKSPDVDNGGRPGPGNACNLGKSVRGGWLKSSPLEGTGNSRGANDGVEAVAGEDCNLGSSNCDGSSKDARTPDFRGAGNGAACDPEVIEINVGAEKCSAKGLKKPFVDQTGSKSNGSASGLRSEDPDGNVGFGDSSYHAAEGCSMGDGAARENDATAKGCSSATPGSNGNGTYVRKGKKAVVPWRFQAGYKRPFSDAFGSHNGSPDRPAYRFDGSSTQCTPATRSSVRCYASAHSGVRVSAMYNFSMKGENGTGTECKKRKTDNDYQDEVMPNNGDPIVRERIMRSLQDLRLIYRELLDEEEDNSREEVFNIRADLRAYKIFRERFSTEFDDEKYIGSVPGIYPGDIFHLRVELCVVGLHRPHRVGIDCTKKDDGTTVAVSIVSRAQSSDIKYNLDVLVYTGPVAVTVNQRIEGTNLALKKSMDTNTPVRVIHGFTTQNGKKKFPTYIYGGLYLLEKYWREKEHGDRYVYMFRLRRMKGQKHIDIQEILQTGNSGSIDNVIIKDLSRGLERVPVPVVNKISDECPMPYRYTSHLQYPRNYRPTPPAGCGCVGGCSDSKKCACAVKNGGEIPFNDKGRIVEAKPLVYECGPSCKCPPTCHSRVGQHGLKFQLQIFKTKSMGWGVRTLDFIPSGSFVCEYIGEVLEDEEAQKRTNDEYLFAIGHNYYDESLWEGLSRSIPSLQKGPGKDDETGFAVDASEMGNFAKFINHSCTPNIYAQNVLYDHEDISVPHIMFFACDDIRPNQELLYHYNYKIDQVHDANGNIKKKKCLCGSVECDGWLY, via the coding sequence atggagatggaggcggtggcggcgaaaCCGGCACCGAGGGCGGACGGCGTGCGGAGGCACAAGGTACTCGTGCCCTGGCGTTTCCAGCCCGGCTTCGTCAGGCAGCCGCTCAAGCACGCCGCCTCCGCCAATGACGCAGCGCCCAACGGCGGTGGCGGTAATACCGCCGGCGTCCCTGATGCTAAAAATTGCGGATCGGATGGGGCGCCGAGCGCTGGCGGTGAAACCAACGGTTTCTGTGACGCGAAAATTTTCGGATCGGGTGGGGCGCCGAGCAGCGGCAAGAGCGGGGGAGTTGTTGGAGGAGAGGAGCAATCGGAGAGATGCACTCGCGGTCAGAGTTTGAAGAGCCCTGATGTGGACAATGGTGGTCGCCCTGGACCCGGAAATGCATGCAATCTGGGCAAGTCTGTAAGGGGTGGCTGGTTGAAGAGCTCCCCATTGGAAGGTACTGGAAATAGCAGGGGTGCCAATGATGGCGTCGAGGCTGTCGCTGGAGAGGACTGCAATCTGGGGAGCTCTAACTGTGATGGTAGTTCGAAGGATGCTCGCACCCCGGATTTCAGGGGTGCTGGCAATGGAGCAGCTTGTGACCCTGAGGTGATTGAGATCAATGTAGGAGCAGAGAAGTGCTCTGCCAAGGGTTTGAAGAAGCCGTTTGTGGATCAGACCGGGTCAAAGAGCAATGGTTCTGCTTCAGGACTCAGGTCAGAGGACCCTGATGGAAATGTTGGCTTCGGAGATTCCTCTTATCACGCCGCAGAGGGGTGTAGCATGGGAGATGGGGCAGCCAGGGAGAATGACGCAACAGCCAAAGGTTGCAGCTCGGCGACTCCTGGCAGCAATGGTAATGGAACTTACGTCCGCAAGGGAAAGAAGGCAGTTGTACCATGGAGATTCCAGGCTGGGTACAAGCGACCATTCTCTGATGCTTTTGGCTCCCATAATGGATCTCCTGATCGTCCAGCATACAGGTTTGATGGCAGTTCAACACAGTGCACTCCAGCAACTAGAAGCTCTGTGCGGTGTTATGCAAGTGCTCATTCTGGTGTTAGAGTTTCTGCTATGTATAACTTCTCAATGAAAGGTGAAAATGGGACTGGTACTGAATGTAAGAAGAGGAAAACTGATAACGATTATCAGGATGAAGTGATGCCAAATAATGGAGATCCAATCGTTAGAGAGCGCATCATGCGGTCTCTACAGGATCTCCGGTTAATTTATCGCGAGCTtttagatgaagaagaagataattcGAGGGAAGAAGTGTTTAACATCCGGGCAGATCTACGGGCTTACAAAATTTTCAGGGAGCGGTTCTCCACAGAGTTTGATGATGAGAAATATATTGGCAGTGTGCCTGGAATCTATCCTGGTGATATCTTTCATCTGAGGGTTGAGCTTTGTGTTGTTGGTCTCCATCGCCCACACAGGGTAGGTATTGATTGTACCAAGAAGGATGATGGTACTACTGTGGCTGTTAGTATTGTGTCACGTGCACAATCTTCTGACATCAAGTATAATCTGGATGTCTTGGTATATACTGGACCAGTGGCAGTTACAGTCAATCAGAGGATAGAGGGTACCAACTTGGCTCTTAAAAAGAGCATGGACACTAATACACCAGTCCGTGTTATCCATGGGTTCACcactcaaaatggaaagaagaaatTTCCTACTTATATATATGGCGGTTTATACCTTCTTGAGAAGTACTGGAGGGAGAAAGAGCATGGAGACCGTTATGTGTATATGTTCCGACTGAGAAGAATGAAAGGGCAAAAACACATTGACATCCAAGAAATTCTGCAAACAGGGAACTCTGGATCAATCGACAATGTTATCATCAAAGATCTATCACGTGGATTGGAGAGAGTTCCTGTACCTGTTGTTAACAAAATATCCGATGAGTGCCCAATGCCCTATCGCTACACTTCACACCTTCAATATCCCCGTAACTATCGTCCAACTCCTCCAGCAGGTTGTGGTTGTGTAGGTGGGTGCTCAGACTCAAAAAAGTGTGCATGTGCAGTGAAAAATGGTGGAGAAATCCCTTTCAATGATAAAGGCCGCATTGTAGAAGCAAAGCCTCTCGTTTATGAGTGTGGGCCTTCTTGCAAGTGCCCTCCAACATGTCACAGCAGAGTTGGCCAACATGGGCTCAAGTTTCAGCTGCAAATCTTCAAAACAAAATCAATGGGTTGGGGTGTGAGAACTCTTGACTTCATACCATCTGGAAGCTTTGTGTGTGAATATATAGGAGAAGTGTTGGAGGATGAAGAAGCACAAAAAAGGACAAATGATGAGTATTTATTTGCTATTGGGCACAATTATTATGATGAGTCACTTTGGGAGGGCCTATCAAGATCTATACCGTCACTTCAGAAGGGTCCGGGCAAAGACGATGAAACTGGATTTGCTGTTGATGCTTCAGAGATGGGGAACTTTGCAAAATTTATCAATCATAGTTGCACCCCAAACATATATGCACAAAACGTCCTTTATGATCATGAAGATATCAGTGTACCTCATATCATGTTCTTTGCTTGCGACGATATTCGACCCAATCAAGAACTATTATACCACTACAATTACAAAATAGATCAGGTTcatgatgccaatgggaacatcAAGAAGAAGAAATGCCTTTGTGGCTCGGTTGAGTGTGATGGCTGGCtgtattaa